In one Gemmatimonadales bacterium genomic region, the following are encoded:
- a CDS encoding lysylphosphatidylglycerol synthase transmembrane domain-containing protein: MPRLLTPKFLVRGFEFSVLASLVGFGITLLYGNDFSAFLAGVGRLHWIWLLAGVGLASMDWIGGGLRNWVVARHVYPNPSLKGMILAGGMGAWAGYITPLNSGAGPMTMYTMRRYGLPLPVAVTSTFMSFVATILFFAIAGPLALLFGAGQSLGQRGNVLGLSLYDLFRGSLTIVGGIGVLMALVMFFPKLVRDLIHRLAESVGRRNARFAGRLERLREGIDQAHESVVAFNSPAGWLALFWATILSGPSHANKLLAGYVALRALGLHANFVDILLLQTLVMFLLYFAPTPGASGIGEVLSAAVMSSYVPRGLTPIYILLWRLILTYITLGFGFLVFSSWVRKGLKGIDRAVLAEPVG; encoded by the coding sequence ATGCCTCGATTGCTCACCCCCAAGTTCCTGGTTCGCGGCTTCGAGTTCTCGGTCCTGGCCTCGCTCGTGGGGTTTGGGATCACGCTGCTGTACGGCAACGACTTCTCCGCCTTTCTGGCGGGGGTGGGCCGGCTCCACTGGATCTGGCTCCTCGCCGGTGTCGGGCTGGCGTCGATGGATTGGATCGGCGGCGGACTCAGGAACTGGGTGGTGGCCCGGCATGTTTACCCGAATCCATCGCTCAAGGGGATGATTCTGGCGGGTGGGATGGGCGCCTGGGCGGGGTACATCACCCCCCTCAACTCTGGCGCCGGGCCGATGACGATGTACACCATGCGGCGCTACGGGCTGCCGCTGCCGGTGGCGGTGACCTCGACCTTCATGAGCTTCGTCGCCACCATCCTGTTCTTTGCCATCGCGGGGCCGCTGGCGCTGCTGTTCGGCGCGGGACAGTCGCTGGGCCAGCGGGGCAACGTTCTCGGACTCTCGCTCTACGATCTGTTCCGCGGCAGCCTGACGATCGTCGGCGGAATCGGCGTGCTGATGGCTTTGGTGATGTTCTTTCCCAAGCTGGTGCGCGACCTGATTCACCGTCTGGCCGAGTCGGTGGGGCGGCGGAATGCCAGGTTCGCGGGCCGGCTCGAGCGGCTCAGGGAGGGCATCGATCAGGCGCACGAGAGCGTGGTGGCCTTCAACAGCCCGGCTGGCTGGCTGGCGCTCTTCTGGGCCACGATCCTGAGCGGTCCCTCGCACGCCAACAAGCTGCTCGCCGGGTACGTGGCGCTCCGCGCCCTCGGGCTGCACGCCAACTTCGTCGACATTCTGCTGCTGCAGACGCTGGTCATGTTTCTGCTCTACTTCGCGCCCACCCCGGGCGCCTCCGGTATCGGCGAGGTGCTCTCGGCGGCGGTGATGTCGTCCTACGTGCCCCGGGGGCTCACCCCGATCTACATCCTGCTCTGGCGGCTCATTCTCACTTACATCACCCTGGGCTTCGGGTTCCTGGTCTTCTCCAGCTGGGTCCGCAAAGGGCTCAAGGGCATCGACCGGGCGGTGCTGGCCGAACCGGTGGGCTAG
- the moaC gene encoding cyclic pyranopterin monophosphate synthase MoaC: MKLSHLDESGRARMVDVGGKPESARTALAEGLVRMSREAFELLASHGVAKGDVLAVAEVAGVMGAKRTGELIPLCHPLGLELVTVEARLEPELPGVRITARTKVTGRTGVEMEALTAVSVACLTVYDMMKAVDREITIDQVKLLSKTGGTRGDWRRSDG; the protein is encoded by the coding sequence GTGAAGCTGAGCCACCTGGATGAAAGCGGCCGAGCCCGCATGGTGGATGTGGGCGGCAAGCCTGAGAGCGCTCGCACCGCGCTGGCCGAAGGGCTGGTCCGCATGTCGCGCGAGGCCTTCGAGCTGCTCGCCAGCCACGGGGTTGCCAAAGGTGACGTGCTGGCGGTAGCCGAAGTGGCAGGTGTGATGGGGGCCAAGCGCACCGGGGAGCTGATCCCGCTCTGCCACCCCCTGGGGCTGGAGCTGGTGACGGTGGAGGCAAGGCTGGAACCGGAGCTGCCGGGCGTGCGGATCACGGCCCGGACCAAGGTGACGGGGCGCACAGGAGTGGAGATGGAGGCGCTCACCGCGGTGAGCGTGGCATGTCTCACAGTTTATGACATGATGAAGGCAGTCGATCGGGAGATCACTATCGATCAGGTGAAGCTGCTCAGCAAAACCGGGGGAACCCGGGGAGATTGGCGCCGGTCCGACGGTTGA
- a CDS encoding transglycosylase SLT domain-containing protein, with protein MPRAPIAVALLLLLGAACAGPRRAPAIQPEPKPAPSATSPESAVIPPPPASALELDALPPAPALDTLVPAAELAAEVRLAADSAADEAVLEALDDASPAGEAADSSAELEPAVSWDIDVATYNNHDRVQYYLDLFRRKARERFGIWLSRMPRYEPMIRERFQRVGLPGDLVYLALIESGFSNTATSRSHAVGMWQFMKGTAKLYGLRVDSWVDERRDPYRSTDAAVRHLNDLNRRFGSLYLAAAAYNAGSGKVSRSLVRLPEDDADSVNSDATFFRLYDTKLLRRETKDYVPKLIAAALIAKEPARYGFEVAPAELAAYDSIVVPGMTGLDVIARLADTTVAAIRELNPQYLRLATPPGVAAVVRIPSGRGPATEVAYAALPVERRVTFVEHTVSRGETLGGIAQRYRVSLRLLTEANPRLRKRLRVGQRVIVPTGGAVSGRVARRIADPVVPAGASPSGFHRVRRGETLIGLAEEYGVTQRKLREWNQLDAAGRIRAGQRLRVAPPALKSAAASLKVPG; from the coding sequence ATGCCGCGAGCCCCGATCGCCGTCGCTCTCCTGCTGCTGCTCGGTGCCGCCTGCGCCGGTCCCCGCCGCGCGCCGGCGATCCAGCCCGAGCCTAAGCCGGCCCCCTCCGCCACCTCGCCGGAATCGGCCGTCATCCCGCCGCCACCAGCGTCCGCCCTCGAGCTCGACGCGCTTCCGCCCGCCCCCGCGCTCGACACCCTGGTGCCTGCCGCCGAGCTCGCAGCCGAAGTGCGGCTGGCGGCCGACTCGGCGGCAGACGAAGCGGTGCTGGAAGCGCTGGACGACGCGAGCCCGGCCGGCGAGGCGGCGGACTCCTCGGCCGAACTCGAGCCGGCGGTCTCCTGGGACATCGACGTCGCCACCTACAACAATCACGACCGGGTGCAGTACTACCTGGATCTGTTTCGCCGCAAGGCGCGCGAGCGATTCGGCATCTGGCTCAGCCGGATGCCGCGGTACGAGCCAATGATTCGCGAGCGGTTCCAGCGGGTGGGGCTGCCCGGCGACCTGGTCTATCTCGCCCTGATCGAGAGCGGTTTCTCCAACACCGCCACCAGTCGGTCGCACGCGGTGGGGATGTGGCAGTTCATGAAGGGCACCGCCAAGCTCTACGGGCTGCGGGTCGACTCCTGGGTCGACGAGCGGCGAGACCCCTACCGCTCCACCGATGCCGCGGTTCGGCACCTCAACGATCTCAACCGCCGCTTCGGCTCGCTGTATCTCGCCGCCGCCGCGTACAACGCAGGCTCGGGCAAGGTATCCCGCAGCCTGGTTCGGCTGCCGGAGGACGACGCGGACTCGGTCAACTCCGATGCGACCTTCTTCCGGCTGTACGACACCAAGCTGCTTCGTCGGGAGACCAAGGACTACGTGCCCAAGCTCATCGCCGCGGCGTTGATCGCCAAGGAGCCGGCGCGCTATGGCTTCGAGGTCGCGCCGGCCGAGCTCGCCGCGTACGACTCCATCGTGGTGCCGGGGATGACCGGGCTCGACGTCATCGCGCGATTGGCCGATACCACCGTCGCGGCCATTCGAGAGCTCAACCCGCAGTATCTCCGGCTGGCGACGCCGCCCGGCGTGGCTGCCGTGGTGCGGATTCCTTCAGGCCGGGGTCCGGCCACCGAGGTGGCGTACGCCGCGTTGCCGGTCGAGCGCCGGGTGACCTTCGTGGAACACACGGTCAGTCGGGGAGAGACGCTGGGTGGGATCGCGCAGCGATACCGCGTCAGCCTGCGGCTGCTCACCGAGGCGAACCCGCGGCTTCGAAAGCGGCTCCGAGTGGGTCAGCGGGTGATCGTCCCGACCGGCGGCGCCGTCTCCGGGCGAGTGGCGCGGCGCATCGCGGATCCGGTGGTGCCCGCGGGGGCCAGCCCCAGTGGCTTCCATCGGGTGCGCCGGGGCGAGACACTCATTGGTCTGGCGGAGGAGTACGGAGTGACCCAGCGGAAGCTCCGCGAGTGGAACCAGCTCGACGCCGCGGGCCGGATCCGCGCCGGCCAGCGGCTGAGGGTGGCTCCGCCGGCGCTCAAGTCGGCAGCCGCCTCACTCAAGGTCCCGGGTTAG
- a CDS encoding TIGR04282 family arsenosugar biosynthesis glycosyltransferase, producing the protein MSAALAVLLKAPRMGTVKTRLASEIGARQALRLYRVMVARTLASVGEASLEVTVWFTPSEAAAEVRFWLGAAWDLRPQASGDLGARLFAAEQAVARGRPWIAIGVDCPRLTGELLQEAVGIIRRGSVVLGPATDGGYYLIGGTTPLPGLFSDMPWGTDRVLSETRARLKRAGARWQELPELRDVDTAEAARAEGLLT; encoded by the coding sequence ATGAGCGCGGCACTGGCGGTGTTGCTCAAGGCGCCGCGGATGGGCACGGTCAAGACCCGGCTCGCATCCGAGATCGGCGCTCGACAGGCACTCCGCCTCTATCGCGTGATGGTGGCCCGGACGCTGGCCAGTGTCGGCGAGGCGAGCCTGGAGGTGACAGTATGGTTCACGCCGTCCGAGGCGGCCGCAGAGGTGCGCTTCTGGCTCGGGGCAGCCTGGGATCTCCGCCCGCAAGCCTCGGGCGATCTCGGCGCCCGGCTCTTCGCGGCGGAGCAGGCGGTAGCGCGAGGCCGGCCATGGATCGCAATCGGGGTCGACTGTCCCCGCCTCACCGGCGAGCTTCTCCAGGAGGCGGTCGGCATCATCCGGCGGGGCTCGGTCGTCCTGGGCCCCGCCACCGACGGCGGATATTACCTTATCGGCGGAACGACGCCGCTGCCCGGACTCTTCAGCGACATGCCGTGGGGCACCGACCGGGTCCTCAGCGAAACCCGCGCGCGGCTGAAGCGCGCCGGTGCGCGGTGGCAGGAGCTTCCCGAGCTGCGCGACGTGGACACCGCCGAGGCGGCCCGCGCCGAAGGACTCTTGACCTGA
- a CDS encoding DMT family transporter, protein MQLSERRSGLGLAWMVLAQLFFALMNVCTRLGSAHLPWSEIAAARFVIGALIALALARAQRHSLRVTDRAGTWRRSIFGTLAAIGAFFALGSNRIGVGDAATLGATAPIFVALLSGSLLGERVGRHVALAVALAFAGIIAVVRPSFEIAAPVAGVATVGAFFYALAMIWLRKIGPGESHEAVVLHFSLVGLAAMLVLSIPVWRWPDARSGLFMVGAGVGGGGAQLAMTRAYSLERAAPVTALSNLGIVFTHLLAIVVFGARPGPWEIAGALLVIAATGLLTADRWSSF, encoded by the coding sequence GTGCAGCTCTCCGAGCGTCGCTCCGGCCTGGGCCTGGCCTGGATGGTTCTGGCGCAGCTCTTCTTCGCGCTGATGAACGTCTGCACCCGCCTCGGCTCGGCCCATCTCCCCTGGTCGGAGATCGCCGCCGCCCGCTTCGTGATCGGCGCGCTCATCGCGCTCGCGCTGGCCCGGGCGCAAAGACACTCGTTGCGGGTGACCGATCGTGCGGGCACCTGGAGACGCAGCATCTTCGGCACCCTGGCCGCGATCGGAGCATTCTTCGCGCTCGGATCCAACCGCATCGGCGTAGGGGACGCGGCGACGCTGGGTGCGACCGCGCCGATCTTCGTCGCCCTCCTCTCCGGCTCGCTCCTCGGTGAACGAGTGGGCCGACACGTGGCCCTCGCGGTGGCGCTCGCGTTCGCCGGGATCATCGCGGTGGTACGGCCCTCGTTCGAGATCGCGGCCCCGGTGGCCGGCGTGGCCACGGTGGGCGCGTTCTTCTACGCGCTCGCGATGATCTGGCTCCGCAAGATCGGACCCGGCGAGAGCCATGAGGCGGTCGTCCTGCATTTCTCGCTGGTGGGCCTCGCCGCCATGCTGGTGCTCTCGATTCCGGTGTGGCGCTGGCCGGATGCGCGGAGCGGGCTCTTCATGGTGGGCGCCGGGGTCGGGGGTGGTGGGGCTCAGCTCGCGATGACCCGGGCCTACTCGCTCGAGCGCGCCGCGCCGGTCACCGCACTCTCCAACCTCGGCATCGTCTTCACCCATCTGTTGGCCATCGTCGTCTTTGGCGCGCGGCCGGGGCCGTGGGAGATCGCCGGTGCTCTCCTGGTCATCGCCGCCACCGGCCTTCTCACCGCCGACCGGTGGTCGAGCTTCTGA
- a CDS encoding DNA-3-methyladenine glycosylase encodes MVAPRVPGLDYHPEVACRHLSDADPRLGELILRAGPFRLEPEPTQSLFAALLESIVYQQLSGKAAATILGRVCALHHPRRFPRPADILATAPERLRAAGLSNAKTLAVKDLAAKTVDGTVPSMVRVRRMSDDEIIERLTTVRGVGRWTVEMLLLFRLGRPDVLPVGDLGVRKGFVRTFGRRALKDPAVMVRRAERWRPYRSVASWYMWRALEL; translated from the coding sequence ATGGTCGCGCCAAGGGTGCCGGGCCTCGATTACCATCCGGAGGTCGCCTGCCGGCATCTTTCCGACGCGGACCCCCGGCTCGGCGAGTTGATCCTGCGCGCCGGACCGTTCCGGCTGGAGCCGGAGCCCACCCAGAGTCTGTTCGCCGCGCTGCTGGAGTCGATCGTCTACCAGCAGCTCTCCGGCAAGGCGGCCGCCACGATTCTGGGACGGGTCTGCGCACTCCACCATCCGCGCCGGTTTCCCCGTCCCGCTGACATTCTGGCCACGGCTCCGGAGCGGCTGCGGGCCGCCGGGCTCTCCAACGCCAAGACCCTCGCCGTCAAGGACCTCGCGGCGAAGACGGTGGACGGCACCGTGCCCAGCATGGTGCGGGTGCGGCGGATGTCGGACGACGAGATCATCGAGCGGCTCACCACCGTGCGCGGGGTGGGCCGGTGGACCGTGGAGATGCTGCTGCTGTTCCGCTTGGGTCGGCCCGATGTGCTGCCGGTCGGCGACCTCGGGGTCCGCAAGGGCTTCGTCCGGACCTTCGGCCGCCGCGCGCTGAAGGATCCGGCCGTCATGGTCAGACGGGCCGAGCGCTGGCGCCCCTATCGCAGCGTGGCGAGCTGGTACATGTGGCGGGCGCTGGAGTTGTAG
- the uvrA gene encoding excinuclease ABC subunit UvrA — MIRIVNARQHNLRGISAELPHRALTVITGPSGSGKSTLAFDTIYAEGQRRYIESLSTYAKQFLERMPKPLVDRLEGLAPAVAIEQRNPTVSSRSTVGTATEVYDYLRLLWARIGRSYCRACGAPVRRDTPQSAADDVLAAVTGPVQISFPLPPVARLAHEAVVENLRALGFVRVLADGNPYRLDELPAGLDLTRVRELLVVVDRLTAGPAAAGRLAEAVATAFQEGDGIALALADGRRLRFTRFPACSTCDTPAAAVTPALFSFNNPRGACSHCNGFGAVLEYDESLIVPDPARSLADGAIDPWTKPRYETRRRMLLDFARSLGADPARPWHKLKAAHRRDLLYGRQGRYVGIFPFLKDLEEKRYKQYIRVFLRQYQLAKTCEACGGTRLNPDALAVRIGDETVASVAARSIEGIQAWLEALTLTPFEREVAQLVLDQLAARLGFLCDVGLSYLTLDRQTRTLSGGEAQRISLGNALGSHLVDTLYVLDEPSIGLHPRDTDRLLGLLRRLRDAGNTVLVVEHDLAAIRQADFMLELGPGAGERGGRVVHAGSVAGARNTLTGQYLTGEKRIAVPSLRRPAGPQWLRVRGARLHNLKGVDVDIPLGTLTAITGVSGSGKSTLVHDIIYRHLEARLHGGHSAKSHLGEAVGEVESLTGAELLDDVLLIDQSPIGRSPRSNPITYIKAFDEIRELFAAQPLARQRKYTAATFSFNLPGGRCDACEGAGHVQVEMVFLADVFVPCEVCGGTRYRRDVLDVRIHGHSIHDVLQWTVEEAIARFRHQTKLGAALWQLQQVGLGYLRLGQPATTLSGGEAQRLKIARELAHATRRDGRKVYILDEPTTGLHLDDVRVLIQVLDRLVDAGHTVVVIEHHLDVIKRADWVIDLGPEAGDAGGWVVAQGTPEDVATVGGSHTGNYLRPLLVPPPAAALVG; from the coding sequence GTGATCCGCATCGTCAACGCCCGGCAGCACAATCTCCGGGGAATCAGCGCCGAGCTCCCGCACCGCGCGCTCACCGTGATCACCGGCCCGTCCGGGTCGGGGAAGAGCACCCTCGCGTTCGACACCATCTACGCCGAGGGGCAGCGGCGCTACATCGAATCGCTCTCCACCTACGCCAAGCAGTTTCTGGAGCGGATGCCCAAGCCGCTGGTGGATCGGCTGGAGGGGCTGGCGCCGGCAGTGGCCATCGAGCAGCGGAACCCCACCGTCTCCAGCCGCTCCACCGTGGGCACGGCCACCGAGGTGTACGACTATCTGCGCCTGCTCTGGGCCCGGATTGGCCGCAGCTACTGCCGAGCGTGCGGTGCCCCGGTGCGCCGCGACACTCCGCAGTCGGCCGCGGACGACGTGCTGGCCGCAGTGACCGGCCCGGTGCAGATCAGCTTTCCGCTGCCGCCCGTGGCGCGGCTGGCCCACGAGGCGGTGGTCGAGAACCTGCGCGCGCTCGGCTTCGTCCGGGTGCTGGCAGATGGCAACCCGTATCGCCTCGACGAGCTGCCGGCCGGACTCGACCTCACCCGGGTGCGAGAGCTCCTGGTGGTGGTCGACCGGCTCACCGCCGGTCCGGCCGCGGCCGGCCGGCTGGCGGAGGCGGTGGCGACCGCCTTTCAGGAGGGTGATGGCATCGCGCTGGCGTTGGCCGATGGCCGCCGTCTCAGGTTCACCCGCTTCCCCGCCTGCAGCACCTGCGATACACCGGCGGCCGCCGTCACTCCCGCGCTCTTCTCTTTCAACAATCCGCGTGGCGCGTGCTCTCACTGCAACGGGTTCGGGGCGGTCCTGGAGTACGACGAATCGCTCATCGTTCCTGATCCCGCTCGAAGCCTGGCCGACGGTGCGATCGACCCCTGGACCAAGCCTCGGTACGAGACCCGGCGCCGGATGCTGCTCGATTTTGCCCGGAGCCTCGGTGCCGATCCGGCCAGGCCCTGGCACAAGCTCAAGGCCGCGCATCGGCGGGACCTGCTCTACGGCCGTCAGGGGCGCTACGTTGGAATCTTTCCCTTTCTCAAGGACCTCGAAGAGAAGCGCTACAAGCAGTACATCCGGGTCTTTCTGCGACAGTATCAGCTCGCCAAGACTTGCGAGGCCTGTGGTGGCACCCGGCTCAATCCCGATGCCCTGGCCGTGCGGATCGGCGATGAGACGGTGGCCTCGGTGGCCGCGCGGTCCATCGAGGGCATTCAGGCCTGGCTGGAGGCGCTCACGCTCACACCGTTCGAGCGCGAGGTGGCCCAGCTCGTGCTGGACCAGCTGGCCGCCCGCCTCGGCTTCCTCTGCGACGTGGGACTCAGCTATCTGACGCTCGATCGTCAGACCCGTACCCTCTCCGGCGGCGAGGCCCAGCGCATCTCGCTGGGCAACGCGCTCGGATCTCACCTGGTCGATACGCTCTACGTGCTCGACGAGCCATCCATCGGCCTCCACCCGCGCGACACCGACCGGCTGCTCGGCCTGCTGCGCCGGCTGCGCGACGCGGGGAATACCGTGCTGGTGGTGGAGCACGATCTGGCCGCCATCCGCCAGGCCGACTTCATGCTCGAGCTCGGGCCCGGCGCGGGCGAGCGGGGCGGACGTGTGGTCCATGCCGGTTCGGTCGCCGGTGCCCGGAACACGTTGACCGGCCAGTATCTCACGGGCGAGAAACGGATCGCAGTGCCGAGTCTCAGGCGGCCGGCCGGTCCCCAGTGGCTTCGGGTACGGGGGGCGAGATTGCACAACCTGAAGGGGGTGGATGTCGACATTCCCCTGGGGACGCTCACCGCGATCACCGGCGTATCCGGCTCGGGGAAGAGCACGCTGGTCCACGATATCATCTACCGACACCTGGAGGCCCGGCTCCACGGCGGCCACTCGGCCAAGAGCCACCTGGGCGAGGCAGTGGGAGAGGTCGAGTCCCTGACCGGGGCCGAGCTGCTGGACGACGTGCTGCTGATCGATCAGTCGCCCATCGGGCGGTCGCCCAGGTCCAACCCGATCACCTACATCAAGGCGTTCGACGAGATCCGCGAGCTGTTCGCGGCCCAACCACTTGCTCGACAGCGCAAGTACACCGCCGCGACGTTCTCCTTCAACCTGCCCGGCGGCCGCTGCGATGCCTGCGAAGGCGCGGGCCACGTGCAGGTCGAGATGGTCTTCCTGGCCGACGTATTCGTGCCCTGCGAAGTCTGCGGCGGCACGCGCTACCGGCGAGATGTCCTCGACGTGCGCATCCATGGCCACTCGATTCACGACGTGTTACAGTGGACGGTGGAGGAAGCCATCGCCCGCTTCCGGCACCAGACCAAGCTCGGGGCGGCGCTCTGGCAGCTTCAGCAAGTGGGACTGGGATACCTCCGGCTGGGGCAGCCCGCCACGACGCTCTCCGGAGGCGAGGCGCAGCGGCTCAAGATCGCGCGAGAGCTGGCCCACGCCACCAGACGGGACGGTCGGAAGGTCTACATCCTGGATGAGCCCACCACCGGATTGCATCTCGATGACGTGCGGGTGCTGATCCAGGTGCTCGACCGGCTGGTGGACGCCGGGCACACCGTCGTGGTCATCGAGCACCACCTGGACGTCATCAAGCGCGCCGACTGGGTGATCGACCTGGGTCCGGAGGCCGGCGACGCGGGCGGGTGGGTCGTGGCCCAGGGCACGCCCGAGGACGTGGCCACGGTGGGTGGGTCGCACACCGGCAACTACCTCCGGCCCCTGCTCGTGCCGCCGCCGGCGGCGGCCCTGGTTGGCTGA
- a CDS encoding transglycosylase SLT domain-containing protein: protein MKRPTDKYGELRGGTAQRLLVRGGLLLTTAVVIGTLAGWTKRVRATDEVAVPNARLVAREMGSLGDQLDATRGEMALIRLQLDRANAIMESSAHYQIPADLAAAIYDIALSEGIDPALGFQLVKIESSFRQNAQSSAGAIGYTQVQLATARFYDRGVTAKELFERDVNLRIGFRFLNDLLGKFNRDTQTALLAYNRGPAKVSEILAQGGDPANGYADAVLEGYRPPAEQR, encoded by the coding sequence ATGAAGCGACCGACCGACAAGTACGGCGAGCTGCGCGGAGGAACGGCCCAACGGCTGCTGGTTCGGGGCGGGCTACTGCTGACGACGGCGGTGGTCATCGGGACGCTGGCGGGCTGGACCAAGCGAGTCCGCGCGACCGACGAGGTTGCCGTCCCCAACGCGCGTCTGGTGGCTCGGGAGATGGGGAGTCTGGGTGACCAGCTCGACGCCACCCGGGGTGAGATGGCGCTCATCAGACTCCAGCTGGATCGCGCCAATGCCATCATGGAGAGCTCGGCCCACTATCAGATCCCGGCCGATCTCGCGGCCGCCATCTACGACATCGCCCTGAGCGAGGGGATCGACCCGGCGCTCGGGTTTCAGCTGGTCAAGATCGAGAGCAGCTTCAGGCAGAACGCCCAGAGCTCGGCCGGCGCCATCGGGTACACCCAGGTGCAGCTCGCCACGGCGCGCTTCTACGATCGGGGCGTTACGGCCAAGGAGCTGTTCGAGCGCGACGTGAACCTGCGGATCGGCTTCCGCTTCCTCAACGATCTGCTGGGCAAGTTCAACCGCGATACCCAGACCGCGCTGCTGGCGTATAACCGCGGTCCGGCCAAAGTGTCCGAGATCCTGGCCCAGGGCGGCGATCCCGCCAACGGCTACGCGGACGCCGTGCTCGAGGGATATCGCCCACCAGCTGAGCAGCGCTGA
- a CDS encoding pyridoxal-dependent decarboxylase, translated as MHPDEFRRQAHVLVDWMADYLRDVGTLPVTPAVLPGDIKSQLPTSPPESGEPFEALIEDFRRVVVPGMTHWNHPGWFAYFPGNNSPPSILGEMLTAAMGAQCMSWATSPAATELEQVVMDWLRQMLALPADFTGVIQDTASTATLVALLTARERATDGRAGGLGLARSGSSLTVYASAEAHSSIDKAVKLAGYGLDQLRHIPTDEAFALRPEALEQAILEDRSAGRVPACVVASIGTTSSTAIDPVPAIAEICRRHGLWLHVDAAYAGAAAIVPELRWMFQGVGQADSFVFNPHKWLLTNFDCTAYFVRDPDALLGTFQATPEYLRTTHDSSVVNYRDWGIQLGRRFRALKLWFVIRSYGVAGLQAMIRRHVALAQEFAGWVASAPDFEVVAPVPLGLVCFRYRPAGRTMSEIDALNQELLARINAGRTIHLTHTRLRGRYVIRLVVGQRGTTREHVVAAWELIRASAATL; from the coding sequence ATGCACCCCGACGAATTTCGCCGCCAGGCCCATGTCCTGGTCGATTGGATGGCCGATTATCTGCGCGATGTCGGCACCCTGCCGGTCACCCCGGCGGTCCTGCCCGGTGATATCAAGAGCCAGCTTCCCACGAGCCCTCCAGAGTCAGGCGAGCCGTTCGAGGCCTTGATCGAGGACTTCCGGCGGGTCGTGGTTCCCGGGATGACGCATTGGAACCATCCCGGCTGGTTCGCCTACTTCCCTGGCAACAACAGTCCGCCATCGATTCTGGGCGAGATGCTCACAGCCGCGATGGGCGCACAGTGCATGTCCTGGGCGACGTCGCCCGCGGCCACCGAGCTGGAGCAGGTGGTCATGGACTGGCTGCGGCAGATGCTGGCACTGCCGGCAGACTTCACCGGCGTCATCCAGGATACGGCGTCTACGGCGACGCTGGTGGCGCTGCTGACCGCGCGAGAGCGCGCGACGGATGGACGTGCCGGCGGTCTGGGCCTGGCCCGGTCAGGGTCTTCGCTCACGGTCTACGCGTCGGCGGAGGCACACTCCTCCATCGACAAGGCGGTGAAGCTCGCGGGCTACGGGCTCGACCAGCTGCGCCACATTCCGACCGACGAGGCGTTCGCGCTTCGCCCGGAGGCGCTGGAGCAGGCGATCCTCGAGGACCGCTCCGCCGGCCGCGTGCCGGCGTGTGTCGTCGCGTCGATCGGTACCACCTCGTCGACCGCGATCGACCCGGTGCCGGCCATCGCCGAGATCTGCCGGCGCCACGGGCTCTGGCTGCACGTCGATGCCGCCTATGCGGGCGCCGCGGCCATTGTGCCCGAGCTGCGCTGGATGTTCCAGGGCGTCGGCCAGGCCGACAGCTTCGTCTTCAACCCGCACAAGTGGCTCCTCACCAACTTCGACTGCACGGCCTACTTCGTTCGAGATCCGGACGCGCTGCTCGGGACCTTCCAGGCGACCCCCGAATACCTGCGCACCACGCACGACTCCAGCGTGGTGAACTACCGTGACTGGGGGATTCAGCTGGGCCGCCGGTTCAGGGCGTTGAAGCTCTGGTTCGTGATCCGGAGCTACGGAGTGGCAGGGCTGCAGGCGATGATCCGGCGACACGTGGCGCTGGCCCAGGAGTTCGCCGGCTGGGTCGCGTCGGCGCCGGACTTCGAAGTGGTGGCCCCCGTGCCGCTCGGCCTAGTGTGTTTTCGCTACCGGCCGGCCGGGCGCACGATGTCGGAGATCGATGCGCTCAATCAGGAGCTGCTGGCCCGGATCAACGCCGGGCGCACGATCCATCTGACTCATACGCGTCTGCGCGGTCGTTACGTGATCCGGCTGGTCGTTGGACAACGGGGGACCACTCGGGAGCATGTGGTCGCCGCGTGGGAGCTCATTCGGGCGAGCGCCGCCACGCTCTGA